Proteins from one Bacteroides mediterraneensis genomic window:
- the radC gene encoding DNA repair protein RadC has translation MNEKLNINQWAEEDRPREKMMLHGPAALSNAELLAILIGSGNSEDTAVGLMRKVLDDCHNRLSELGKYTVDDLCRYKGIGPAKAVTILAASELGKRRREEEPSERKRITCSQDVYAFFHPLMCDLPVEECWVMLLNQAAKVIDTLKISQGGLASTQVDVRCILREALLKRATSMILCHNHPSGNTRPSQDDDRLTHALLEAGRTMNIRLLDHLVVSDGDYYSYGDEGRL, from the coding sequence ATGAATGAAAAATTGAATATCAACCAGTGGGCGGAAGAGGACCGGCCTCGGGAGAAAATGATGCTGCATGGGCCTGCGGCACTGAGCAATGCGGAATTGCTGGCCATTTTGATTGGTTCCGGCAATTCGGAGGATACGGCTGTAGGATTGATGCGGAAAGTGTTGGACGATTGTCATAACCGGTTGAGTGAATTGGGGAAGTATACGGTGGACGACCTTTGTCGTTACAAAGGTATCGGTCCGGCAAAAGCGGTCACGATTCTGGCGGCCTCGGAGCTTGGAAAGCGCAGAAGGGAAGAAGAACCTTCCGAACGCAAGCGCATCACCTGTTCGCAGGACGTGTATGCTTTCTTTCATCCGTTGATGTGCGATTTGCCGGTGGAGGAATGCTGGGTGATGCTGCTCAATCAGGCAGCAAAGGTAATCGATACTTTGAAAATCAGTCAGGGAGGGCTGGCCTCCACGCAGGTGGATGTGCGTTGTATCTTGCGGGAGGCGCTGTTGAAGCGGGCTACTTCCATGATTCTTTGTCATAACCATCCTTCGGGAAACACCCGTCCCAGTCAGGACGACGACCGTCTGACTCATGCCTTACTGGAAGCCGGGCGTACCATGAATATCCGTCTGCTGGACCATCTGGTCGTTTCGGATGGGGATTACTACAGTTACGGGGATGAAGGACGTCTTTAA
- a CDS encoding fumarylacetoacetate hydrolase family protein: MKIIAIGMNYSLHCHELHAGEALPQEPVIFMKPDSALLKDSKPFFIPDFCEQVDYETEMVVRICRLGKNISERFAHRYYDAVTVGIDFTARDLQRRFRVEGKPWELCKGFDNSAAIGDWVPVEKVGDIQHVNFHLDIDGKTVQQGNTGDMLFTVDQIITYVSRFCTLKIGDMLFTGTPVGVGPVQIGNHLEGYLENEKLLDFYIR, from the coding sequence ATGAAAATTATTGCTATAGGCATGAACTACAGCCTGCATTGCCATGAGTTGCATGCAGGAGAAGCCTTGCCCCAAGAGCCGGTCATCTTTATGAAGCCGGACTCTGCCTTGCTGAAAGACAGCAAGCCTTTTTTTATTCCTGATTTTTGTGAACAGGTGGATTATGAAACGGAGATGGTGGTACGCATCTGCCGCCTGGGAAAGAATATTTCGGAACGTTTTGCCCATCGTTATTATGATGCCGTGACCGTAGGCATTGATTTTACGGCCCGCGACTTGCAGCGTAGGTTCCGTGTCGAGGGAAAGCCCTGGGAATTGTGTAAGGGATTTGACAATTCGGCAGCTATCGGTGACTGGGTACCGGTAGAAAAGGTAGGTGACATTCAGCACGTAAACTTCCATTTGGATATCGATGGAAAGACGGTACAGCAGGGAAATACGGGCGACATGTTGTTTACCGTAGACCAGATTATTACTTACGTCAGCCGTTTCTGCACTTTGAAGATTGGAGATATGCTGTTTACAGGTACGCCGGTCGGGGTAGGCCCTGTGCAGATAGGCAATCATCTGGAGGGATATTTGGAAAATGAAAAACTTCTTGATTTTTACATACGATGA
- the ispF gene encoding 2-C-methyl-D-erythritol 2,4-cyclodiphosphate synthase, with translation MKIRVGFGFDVHRLVPGRELWLGGIRLEHELGLLGHSDADVLIHAICDALLGAANLRDIGYHFPDNSAEFKNIDSKILLAKTVELIAGKGYRVGNIDATVCAERPKLKNRIPEMQEVLAKVMGVEADDVSIKATTTEKLGFTGREEGISAYATVLIEKD, from the coding sequence ATGAAGATAAGAGTAGGATTTGGGTTCGATGTGCACCGTCTGGTGCCGGGACGTGAATTGTGGCTGGGTGGAATCCGTCTGGAACATGAATTGGGCTTGTTGGGGCATTCGGATGCCGACGTGCTGATTCATGCCATCTGTGATGCACTGCTGGGAGCGGCCAATCTGCGTGACATTGGTTATCATTTCCCCGACAATTCGGCGGAATTCAAGAATATCGACAGCAAGATTCTGCTGGCAAAAACCGTGGAGCTGATTGCCGGGAAAGGCTATCGGGTAGGGAATATCGATGCGACGGTGTGTGCCGAACGTCCAAAACTGAAAAACCGTATTCCGGAAATGCAGGAGGTACTGGCAAAGGTGATGGGCGTAGAAGCAGACGATGTTTCCATCAAGGCAACCACGACTGAAAAGCTGGGATTTACCGGACGGGAAGAAGGTATCTCGGCGTATGCTACGGTGTTAATTGAAAAGGACTGA
- a CDS encoding sugar kinase: MSKKIVTFGEIMLRLTTPDNLRIQQSHDFLVNYGGSEANVAISIANFGGEVEYITRLPDNALGETCIAELRSHNIGTKHILFGGHRLGTYYMEKAAAMRNSNVIYDRENSAFSELKPGMINWREIFKDAAIFHWSGIDAALTPGLADVCKEAIDIAKEMGLTISYDINYRKNLWNYGKTAQEVLRPLMTSSDIMFGSEGEYALVTGIPAPGFKATKSGEKYDTAAYEKFCQGISQQIPNCKYIYIALRNVMSSEHHTFAGVLYANGEMKYSRVFDIDNVIDCVGVGDAFCGAMLYAQNAFDDNQKRVDFSTAASVLKNTIAGDYNMVKVSEVEGLLARQESGEVAR; encoded by the coding sequence ATGAGCAAAAAGATTGTAACATTTGGAGAAATCATGCTCCGTCTCACCACCCCCGACAACCTGCGTATTCAACAAAGCCACGACTTCCTCGTCAACTATGGAGGAAGTGAAGCCAACGTAGCCATTTCCATTGCCAATTTCGGCGGAGAAGTGGAATACATCACGCGTCTGCCGGACAACGCATTGGGAGAAACTTGTATTGCAGAACTCCGTTCACATAACATCGGTACGAAGCACATTCTTTTCGGCGGACACCGACTTGGAACTTATTACATGGAAAAAGCTGCTGCCATGCGTAACTCCAACGTCATCTACGACCGCGAGAATTCGGCTTTTTCCGAACTGAAACCTGGCATGATTAACTGGCGGGAAATCTTCAAGGATGCCGCCATCTTCCACTGGTCCGGAATCGATGCCGCACTGACTCCAGGCTTGGCCGATGTTTGTAAAGAAGCCATCGATATTGCCAAGGAAATGGGACTGACCATCTCTTACGATATCAACTACCGCAAAAACCTGTGGAATTATGGAAAAACAGCACAAGAGGTACTGCGCCCATTAATGACCAGCAGCGACATCATGTTCGGAAGCGAAGGTGAATATGCCCTCGTTACTGGCATACCGGCCCCCGGTTTCAAAGCCACCAAAAGTGGTGAAAAATACGATACAGCTGCCTATGAGAAGTTCTGCCAAGGCATCAGCCAGCAAATCCCGAACTGCAAATACATCTATATTGCCCTGCGCAACGTCATGAGTTCAGAGCATCACACATTTGCTGGTGTACTCTATGCCAACGGTGAAATGAAATACAGCCGTGTATTCGACATCGACAATGTCATCGACTGTGTAGGAGTAGGTGACGCCTTCTGCGGCGCCATGCTGTATGCACAGAATGCGTTTGATGACAACCAGAAACGCGTAGATTTCTCAACTGCCGCTTCCGTATTGAAAAATACCATTGCCGGAGACTACAATATGGTCAAGGTATCCGAAGTGGAAGGCCTGCTTGCCCGTCAGGAAAGCGGAGAAGTGGCCCGATAA
- a CDS encoding metal-sulfur cluster assembly factor, which yields MDNDKKLKIEEKIVDMLKTVYDPEIPVNVYDLGLIYKIDLQDDGELTVDMTLTAPNCPAADFIMEDVRQKLESVEGVKSAQINLVFEPEWDKDMMTEEAKLELGFM from the coding sequence ATGGACAACGATAAGAAGTTGAAAATTGAGGAAAAGATTGTGGATATGCTGAAAACGGTGTACGACCCGGAAATCCCGGTGAACGTGTACGATTTGGGCTTGATTTATAAGATAGATCTTCAGGACGACGGTGAGCTGACTGTCGACATGACTTTGACGGCCCCCAACTGTCCGGCGGCCGATTTCATCATGGAGGATGTACGCCAGAAGCTGGAGTCGGTGGAAGGAGTGAAATCTGCGCAAATCAATCTGGTCTTTGAGCCCGAATGGGACAAGGATATGATGACGGAAGAGGCGAAACTGGAACTGGGATTTATGTAA
- the trxA gene encoding thioredoxin — MALNIKDDNFEAIVAEGKPVVLDFWATWCGPCKQIAPYIEELAEEYKDKVNIGKCDVDDNAELPVQFGVRSIPTVLFIKNGEVVDKQVGATTKAALQAKVEALLK; from the coding sequence ATGGCATTGAACATTAAAGATGACAATTTTGAAGCTATTGTAGCTGAAGGTAAACCGGTGGTGTTGGATTTTTGGGCTACATGGTGTGGACCTTGTAAACAAATCGCTCCATATATTGAAGAACTGGCAGAGGAATATAAGGATAAGGTAAATATCGGCAAGTGCGACGTGGACGACAATGCAGAGCTTCCTGTACAGTTCGGTGTTCGCAGTATTCCTACCGTGCTGTTCATCAAGAATGGAGAAGTGGTTGACAAACAGGTAGGTGCTACTACCAAGGCTGCTTTGCAGGCAAAGGTGGAAGCTTTGTTGAAATAA
- a CDS encoding redox-sensing transcriptional repressor Rex: MAVRSRKITDKIPEPTLRRLPWYLSNAKLMKEKGEKYVSSTQISRQINIDASQIAKDLSYVDISGRTRVGYEVDLLIRVLEDFLGFTNIHKAYLFGVGSLGGALLRDSGLSHFGLKIVGAFDINPNLVGTTIEGIPIYHTDEFEQRMAKDGVRIGVLTVPINIAQDITDKMVAGGIKAVWNFTPFRIRVPETIVVQNTSLYAHLAVMFNRLNEIIKK, encoded by the coding sequence ATGGCTGTACGAAGTCGTAAAATTACGGACAAGATTCCTGAGCCTACTTTACGCAGACTCCCTTGGTATCTTTCAAATGCGAAGCTGATGAAAGAGAAAGGGGAAAAATATGTGTCTTCTACCCAAATTTCCAGACAGATAAACATTGATGCCTCGCAGATAGCGAAAGACCTTTCGTATGTGGATATCTCCGGACGTACGCGGGTGGGGTATGAAGTAGATTTGCTGATTCGGGTGCTGGAAGATTTTCTAGGCTTTACGAACATACACAAGGCCTATCTGTTCGGGGTCGGTAGTTTGGGAGGTGCCTTGCTGAGAGACTCCGGTCTGTCGCATTTCGGATTGAAGATTGTGGGGGCATTCGACATAAACCCGAATCTGGTAGGTACTACTATCGAAGGGATTCCCATCTATCATACCGATGAGTTTGAACAGCGAATGGCAAAGGACGGGGTGAGAATCGGAGTGCTGACTGTGCCCATCAACATTGCACAAGACATTACAGACAAGATGGTGGCCGGAGGAATCAAGGCCGTGTGGAATTTTACGCCGTTCCGTATCCGTGTGCCGGAAACCATCGTGGTGCAGAACACGTCACTGTATGCCCATCTGGCCGTGATGTTCAATCGTTTGAATGAAATTATAAAGAAATAA
- a CDS encoding acetate kinase produces the protein MKVLVLNCGSSSIKYKLFEMTTKEVLAQGGIEKIGLPGSFLKLTLPNGEKKILEKDVPEHTTGVQFIFDTLTNPEYGAVKNLHEIKAVGHRVLHGGTKFSGSVLIDDAVIAAVEECCDLGPLHNPANLKGIYAVQKLLPEVPQVAVFDTAFHQTMPDYAYLYAIPYSYYEKYGIRRYGFHGTSHRYVSKRVCEFLGIPQEGSRIITCHIGNGGSIAAVKDGKCIDTSMGLTPLEGLMMGTRSGDIDGGAITYIMKKEGLTPDEMSTLLNKKSGVLGMFEKSSDMRELEDAVARGEERAILTENMYFYRITKYIGAYAAAMGGVDVILFTGGVGENQATARAGVCKTLGFLGVEIDPERNKVRSKEAIISTDNSKVKVVVIPTDEELMIATDTVNILSNK, from the coding sequence ATGAAAGTATTAGTACTCAACTGCGGTAGCTCTTCAATCAAGTACAAACTGTTTGAAATGACTACAAAAGAAGTCCTCGCTCAAGGAGGTATCGAAAAAATCGGCCTTCCGGGGTCTTTCCTGAAACTGACTCTGCCGAACGGAGAAAAGAAAATCCTCGAAAAAGACGTACCGGAACACACTACCGGCGTACAGTTCATCTTTGATACCCTGACCAACCCTGAATATGGAGCTGTAAAAAATCTGCATGAAATCAAGGCTGTAGGTCACCGCGTACTGCACGGAGGAACCAAGTTCAGCGGTTCTGTACTGATTGACGACGCCGTAATTGCAGCTGTAGAAGAATGCTGCGACCTGGGCCCGCTTCACAACCCGGCCAACCTGAAAGGTATCTATGCCGTACAGAAACTGTTGCCGGAAGTCCCGCAGGTAGCCGTATTCGATACTGCTTTCCATCAGACTATGCCGGACTATGCATACCTGTATGCTATTCCTTACAGCTATTATGAAAAATACGGTATTCGCCGCTACGGTTTCCACGGAACTTCTCACCGCTATGTATCCAAACGCGTATGTGAATTCCTGGGGATCCCGCAGGAAGGTAGCCGTATCATCACCTGCCACATCGGTAACGGTGGTTCCATCGCTGCTGTAAAAGACGGAAAATGCATCGATACCAGCATGGGACTGACTCCTCTGGAAGGCTTGATGATGGGTACTCGCAGCGGAGACATCGACGGAGGTGCCATCACCTACATCATGAAGAAAGAAGGTCTGACTCCCGACGAAATGTCTACCCTGCTGAACAAGAAGAGCGGTGTACTGGGTATGTTCGAAAAATCAAGCGACATGCGTGAACTGGAAGATGCCGTAGCCAGAGGCGAAGAACGTGCCATCCTGACCGAAAACATGTACTTCTACCGCATCACCAAATACATCGGTGCATACGCTGCTGCCATGGGAGGTGTCGACGTCATCCTGTTCACAGGTGGTGTAGGTGAAAACCAGGCTACTGCCCGTGCCGGCGTCTGCAAGACTTTGGGCTTCCTTGGCGTAGAAATCGACCCGGAAAGAAACAAAGTACGCAGCAAAGAAGCTATCATCTCTACTGATAACTCCAAAGTAAAAGTTGTAGTTATCCCGACCGATGAAGAGCTGATGATTGCTACCGATACAGTCAACATCCTGAGCAACAAATAA
- a CDS encoding translation initiation factor, translating to MKKNDWKDRLNIVYSTNPDFNYDKEEEVEAETLDPKQQKLRVNIEKKGRGGKTVTVISGFTGTEDDLKELGRKLKTKCGVGGSVKDGEILIQGEFKQRIVDLLKAEGYSQTK from the coding sequence ATGAAAAAGAACGACTGGAAAGACCGCCTGAACATCGTATATTCCACTAACCCGGATTTCAATTATGACAAAGAAGAAGAAGTGGAAGCAGAAACCCTCGACCCGAAACAGCAGAAGCTGAGAGTCAATATTGAGAAGAAAGGACGAGGCGGAAAAACCGTCACTGTCATTTCCGGTTTTACGGGTACAGAAGATGACTTGAAGGAACTTGGCCGAAAGCTCAAGACGAAATGTGGCGTGGGAGGTTCCGTAAAGGATGGAGAAATTCTCATCCAAGGAGAATTCAAACAGCGCATCGTCGATCTGCTGAAAGCAGAAGGATACAGCCAGACCAAATAA
- a CDS encoding glycosyltransferase family 2 protein, with the protein MNPKYSVVIPVYNRPDEVDELLQSLTGQTYKDFEVVVVEDGSSIPCKQVVEKYEGKLDVHYFEKPNSGPGQTRNYAAERSRGEYLLILDSDCILPATYLAAVEAELQREPADAFGGPDRAHDSFTDVQKAINYAMTSFFTTGGIRGGKKKMDKFYPRSFNMGVRADVYKALGGFSRMRFGEDIDFSIRIFKGGYRCRLFPEAWVWHKRRTDLKKFFKQVHNSGIARIDLYKKYPESLKVVHLLPAVFTVGVVLVLLAAFICPWSLLLLALFAVVIFTDASLRNKSVKIGGLSVLAAFIQLTGYGSGFLRAWWKRCVCGGKSFSAFEKTFYK; encoded by the coding sequence ATGAATCCGAAATATTCAGTGGTCATACCGGTGTATAACCGCCCGGATGAGGTGGATGAACTGTTGCAGAGCCTGACCGGACAGACTTATAAGGACTTCGAGGTAGTGGTGGTGGAAGACGGTTCTTCCATTCCATGCAAGCAGGTAGTGGAAAAATATGAAGGAAAACTGGATGTCCATTATTTTGAGAAGCCGAATTCCGGCCCAGGGCAGACGCGGAACTATGCGGCGGAACGGAGCCGTGGAGAGTATCTGCTGATTCTGGATTCTGATTGCATTTTGCCCGCTACTTACCTGGCGGCGGTGGAAGCGGAACTGCAGCGGGAACCGGCGGATGCGTTCGGAGGGCCTGACCGTGCGCACGATTCGTTTACCGACGTACAGAAAGCCATCAATTACGCCATGACTTCTTTCTTCACTACCGGAGGAATCCGTGGGGGAAAAAAGAAAATGGATAAGTTCTATCCCCGCAGTTTCAATATGGGAGTCCGGGCTGATGTGTATAAGGCACTGGGTGGATTCTCCCGGATGCGTTTCGGTGAGGATATTGACTTCAGTATCCGTATCTTCAAGGGAGGATATCGCTGTCGGCTGTTTCCGGAAGCGTGGGTATGGCACAAGCGTCGTACGGACCTGAAGAAATTTTTCAAGCAGGTACACAATTCCGGTATTGCCCGGATTGACCTGTACAAGAAATATCCGGAATCATTGAAAGTGGTACATCTGTTGCCGGCTGTATTTACGGTCGGTGTGGTACTGGTGCTGCTGGCTGCTTTTATCTGTCCGTGGAGTTTGCTTTTATTGGCTTTGTTTGCCGTCGTTATTTTTACAGATGCTTCCCTGCGTAATAAAAGTGTTAAAATTGGAGGACTGTCCGTTCTTGCTGCGTTTATACAGTTGACGGGCTACGGTTCCGGCTTTCTACGGGCGTGGTGGAAACGCTGCGTGTGCGGAGGAAAGTCATTCTCTGCTTTCGAGAAGACTTTCTATAAATAG
- a CDS encoding UDP-2,3-diacylglucosamine diphosphatase encodes MKSVYFLSDAHLGSRAIAHGRTQERRLVNFLDSIKHQAAAVYLLGDMFDFWYEFKLVVPKGYTRFLGKLSELTDMGVEVHFFIGNHDIWCGDYLEKECGVILHREPLTCEIYGKEFFLGHGDGLGDNDRKFRLLRAMFHSKTLQRLFSMLHPRWSVEFGLEWAKHSRLKRENGREPDYMGENEEPLVLFSKEYLKNHPDINYFIYGHRHIMLDLMLSRTSRMMILGDWITEFSYAVFDGENMFLEQYIEGETSVE; translated from the coding sequence ATGAAGAGTGTATATTTCCTTTCGGATGCTCATTTGGGTTCAAGGGCCATTGCGCACGGTCGTACGCAGGAACGTCGGCTGGTGAACTTTCTGGACAGCATCAAGCATCAGGCGGCTGCCGTGTATTTGCTGGGCGACATGTTCGACTTCTGGTATGAGTTCAAGCTGGTGGTTCCGAAGGGTTATACCCGTTTCTTGGGAAAGCTTTCCGAACTGACAGACATGGGGGTGGAAGTGCACTTTTTTATCGGGAACCATGATATCTGGTGTGGGGATTATCTGGAAAAGGAATGTGGAGTGATTCTGCACCGGGAGCCCCTGACGTGCGAGATTTACGGGAAGGAATTCTTTTTAGGACACGGAGATGGATTGGGCGACAACGACCGAAAGTTCAGGCTGTTGCGGGCGATGTTTCACAGCAAGACACTGCAACGCCTGTTTTCGATGCTTCATCCGCGATGGAGCGTGGAGTTCGGGCTGGAATGGGCTAAGCACAGCCGCCTGAAAAGAGAAAACGGACGTGAGCCGGATTATATGGGAGAAAACGAAGAACCGTTGGTATTGTTCTCAAAAGAATATCTGAAGAATCATCCGGATATTAATTATTTCATTTACGGGCATCGCCACATCATGCTGGATTTGATGTTGAGCCGTACCTCGCGGATGATGATTCTGGGTGACTGGATTACGGAGTTTTCGTATGCGGTGTTCGATGGAGAGAATATGTTCCTGGAACAATATATTGAAGGCGAGACTTCGGTAGAGTGA